GAACAGCGTGTCGCCCGTGTTCCTGCGCGGCGACGAGCATGACTGTTTCGATCCCAAGGGGGTGTGCGTGATCGGCTGGGACGGCAGCTTCGAGGTCGCCAATGCGGTGCGCGGCGGGGTGGAATTGATCGCGCAGGCGACCGAGGTGCATGTCGTGCGCGTGACCGAGCGCGGCGAGGAAGTGCCCGCGGGGCTCTATCCCGTCACCGACGTGCTCGAATATCTCAGCCGCAACGGGGTGAAGGCGGAATATTCGCGCATCGCCGAAGTCGATCGCAAGGTGTCGACCGCGCTCTTGCAATTCGCTGAAGAGAAGGGCGCCGGGCTGCTGGTGGTCGGCGGGTACGGCAGCTCGCGGCTCGGCGAGAAATTGTTCGGCGGGGTGACGCACAGCCTGCTCAAGAACTGCCCCATCGGATTGATGGTCGCGCATTAGGATGCTGACACTGCTGGGAATCATCGCGGCGCACCCGGTCGCCGCACCCGACGCCTTGCCCGATCCGCTCGAGGCGGGGTGGCAGGGCGACAAGGTGTGCGAGGCGCTGCACGAGGATGCGCACCAGCGGGTGCTGCGCTGCACCTTTGCGCCGGGCGTCGGGCATGAGCGACATTATCATGCGCGGCACTTCGGCT
The nucleotide sequence above comes from Sphingomicrobium arenosum. Encoded proteins:
- a CDS encoding universal stress protein; protein product: MKTILLHVQADPAVAKRVETALAIARAVSAHLEVLHVTSADAAAVFESFGGIDPDRSAERAFDAGEDALEAAVKAELANEDVSWNYVRVTGSTAGQIVTKAALADLIVAGRIPRNGDSASSAITVLGDVLMNSVSPVFLRGDEHDCFDPKGVCVIGWDGSFEVANAVRGGVELIAQATEVHVVRVTERGEEVPAGLYPVTDVLEYLSRNGVKAEYSRIAEVDRKVSTALLQFAEEKGAGLLVVGGYGSSRLGEKLFGGVTHSLLKNCPIGLMVAH
- a CDS encoding cupin domain-containing protein, with product MLTLLGIIAAHPVAAPDALPDPLEAGWQGDKVCEALHEDAHQRVLRCTFAPGVGHERHYHARHFGYALSGGTMRITDDKGTREVELATGSSYASEGTRWHEVVNVGETVVTYLIVEPKG